The following proteins are encoded in a genomic region of Cricetulus griseus strain 17A/GY chromosome 7, alternate assembly CriGri-PICRH-1.0, whole genome shotgun sequence:
- the Cygb gene encoding cytoglobin isoform X2, with the protein MEKVPGDMERERRERSEELSEAERKAVQATWARLYANCEDVGVAILVRFFVNFPSAKQYFSQFKHMEDPLEMERSPQLRKHACRVMGALNTVVENLHDPDKVSSVLALVGKAHALKHKVEPVYFKILSGVILEVIAEEFANDFPPETQKAWAKLRGLIYSHVTAAYKEVGWVQQVPNTAT; encoded by the exons ATGGAGAAAGTGCCAGGCGACATGGAGAGAGAGCGCAGGGAGCGCAGCGAGGAGCTGTCCGAGGCGGAGAGGAAGGCGGTGCAGGCTACGTGGGCCCGGCTGTATGCCAACTGCGAGGACGTGGGGGTGGCCATCCTGGTGAG GTTCTTTGTGAACTTCCCATCAGCCAAGCAGTACTTCAGCCAGTTCAAGCACATGGAGGACCCCTTGGAGATGGAGAGGAGTCCCCAGCTGCGGAAGCATGCCTGCCGGGTCATGGGGGCCCTCAACACTGTCGTGGAGAACCTGCATGACCCAGACAAGGTGTCCTCTGTGCTCGCCCTGGTCGGCAAAGCTCATGCCCTCAAGCACAAGGTGGAACCTGTCTACTTCAAG ATTCTCTCTGGGGTCATTCTGGAGGTGATCGCCGAGGAGTTTGCCAATGACTTCCCTCCTGAGACGCAGAAAGCCTGGGCCAAGCTGCGTGGTCTCATCTACAGCCACGTGACCGCTGCCTACAAGGAAGTGGGCTGGGTACAGCAGGTCCCCAACACTGCCACGTGA